AATTACCGACCACGGAAACATGTACGGAATAATCGAGTTCTACGAAGAGATGAAAAAGGCAGGTATAAAGCCCATAATTGGAGTAGAAGCTTATGTTGCGCCAAACGGTATGGAAAAAAAAGAGAAAGACGAAGAAAGATATCATCTTGTGCTCCTTGCAAAGGATCTTACAGGTTATATGAACCTTACAAAGATAGTTACAGAGAGTTATACAAGAGGTTTTTATTACAAACCAAGGGTAGACTTAGAAACTATAAGTAAGTATAGAGACGGCATTGTCGCACTATCTGCCTGCTTACAAGGAGAAATCTCCAAAAAGGCATTAAAAGGAGACATAAAAGAAGTTAAAAACGCCCTTTACAAGTATCTTGATATATTCTCAAAAGAAAACTTCTTTGTTGAAGTGCAAAACCATGGCCTTGAAGAAGAAAAAGCAGTTATTGAAGTTGCAAAGCATTTGAGAGATACGGAAGGAATAAAACTTGTTGCAACAAACGATGCACACTACCTAACAAAAGAAGATGCTTACGCACATGATATACTTCTCTGTGTACAGACCCTTCAGCCCGTTGATAGCGAAGATAGAATGCGTTTTCCAAATAGTGAATTCTATGTGAAAAGCGAACAAGAAATGAAAGAAGCCTTTCCCAACTTAGAAGATGCAGTTGAAAATACAGAACTCATTAAAGAAATGTGCTCTGTTGAATTTGATTTTTCCAAATACCATCTTCCTGTGTATAAGAAAGATGAGGCGTGGGATCCTTCAAAGAACAAAGATTACTTAACAGAACTAACAATAAAGGGAATAAAAGAAAAATACAAAGAAAACTACGATATTGCCTTAGATAGAGCAAACTACGAACTTAGCGTGATTGAAAATATGGGATTTACCGATTATTTCCTTATAGTGCAAGATTTCATAAACTATGCAAAGACGAACAAAATACCAGTTGGCCCAGGTAGAGGATCAGCTGCGGGTTCCATAGTGGCGTTTGCCCTTGGTATAACAGAAATTGATCCTATAAGATACAATTTATTTTTCGAAAGATTCTTAAATCCAGAAAGGATAAGTTTGCCAGATATCGACGTAGACTTCGCTGACACAGGAAGAGATGCCGTAATTGATTATGTAAGAAAAAAATACGGGGAAACCAATGTCGCACAAATTGCTACTTTTGGCAAAATGGAAGCAAGACAGGCAATAAGAGATGTAGGAAGAGCTCTAAAATTTTCTTTTCAGGAAACTGATAAAGTATCAAAACTCATTCCACAAGGTTTTAAATTAAAAGAAGCACTTGATTCCGTCCCAGAACTTAAAAAACTCTACGAAGATAAGCGTTTTAAAGAATTGTTTGATATTGCCATGAAACTTGAAGGGGTTGTAAGAAACTTTTCAACACACGCAGCAGGAGTGGTAATTGGAGATGCTCCACTTACCGACTATCTTCCCCTTCAAATAGATAAGGACAACTCCATTATAACTCAGTTTGATAAGGATGTTGTTGAACATATTGGCTTGCTAAAAATGGATTTTCTCGGTATTAAAAACTTGACCATCATTTCTGATACTATAGAGCTACTTTCCGAAAAAGGAATACATATAGAAATTGATAAGATACCTGAAGATGACAAAGAAACTTTTGATATGCTAAAGAAAGGTGATTCTGTTTCTGTATTTCAACTTGAAAGCGCCGGTATGAGAAGGGTGCTTAAAGGAGTCCAACCCGATAGTATTGAAGATTTAACTGCAGTCGTTGCTCTCTACAGACCTGGAACGATAAAAGCTGGGGGAATTGAAGAATACATAAATAGAAAATCTGGAAAAAATAAAGTGACATATCCACACCCAAAACTTGAGACAATCCTTAAAAACACCTATGGAATCATTGTTTATCAAGAACAGGTAATGCAAATTGCAAACGCACTTGCAGGATATTCAATGGCTGAAGCAGATACACTAAGAAAGGCAATCGGTAAGAAGATCGCCGAGATAATGAAAGAACAAAGAAACGTTTTTGTTGAGAGAGCAGTAAAAAACGGTGTTGAGAAAAGTGTAGCAGAAAAGGTATTTGACCTCATTGAATTCTTTGCAGGATATGGTTTCAATAAGTCTCATGCTGTAAGTTATGCAACTCTTGCCTATAGAACTGCCTACCTTAAGGCTCATTACCCAAAAGAGTATTTCACAGCAATTTTAAATTCTTACATTGAAAACGAAGATAAAGTCCACGAAACACTATTGGAAGCAAAAGCAAAAGGTATTAAAATACTTCCTCCTGATATAAACAAATCTGATGCAAAATTTAAAGTTGAGGGCGATGGTATAAGGTTTGGTTTTCTTGCTATTAAGCATGTAGGCGCTGCCTCAATTAATGAAATTGTTAAAGAAAGAACTGCAAATGGTGCGTATTCTTCTTTTAGGGATTTTGAGAGGAGAACCACTCCATTAAAGATAAATAAAAAAGTTATTGAATATTTAATAAAAGCTGGCTGTTTTGATTCTTTAGAGGAAGATAGAACAGCTCTTCTTACGAAAGATAATGTAGAAGCAGTTATCTCAAATACACTTTTTGCGGGTGTGCAAACCCAACCCAAAAAGGTTAAAACAACAAATGCAGATTTACTTAACTATGAAAAAGAAGCCTTTGGTTTTTATCTTACAAATAACCCTATTGAAGCTTATCTTGGACTTATCGAAGACCTTGAAGTTGACACTGTAAGTGAGCTTTTGTCTTCTATAACGAGTGAGCAAGAGGAAAACGAGTTTAAAGATACCGAAACTTTGGATGTAGAAAAGGTTAAAGTTGCAGGTATTGTTTCAAATGCAAAAAAGACAAAGACAAAAAACGGAAACTTTATACTGAGATTTGACCTTGAAGATGGAGTTCATAAAATACACTGCCTTGTTATGCCTCAGAATTTAGAAAAATTTTCAGAATACATCGATACAAACGGTGTTATAGTAATTTCAGGAGATCTAAGAAGAGAAGAAGATAGTATAACGCTTTTTGCAAATGATGTTATTAAATTTTTTACCGAAAAAGATATTAAAAAATCTGAAGATGGTGTTGCAATACATCTAAAACTTGACCTTGAAAAAGAGAATTTTTTAGAATTAGAAGAAAAGCTAAAGTCTCTTAAAGACCTCACGGAGAAATATAGAGGAGATACCCCTATAATTTTCCACGTTAAAGTGGATGGTATTTTGGCAAGAATACATCCTTCACCAAAGCATTCAGTGCTTAAAACAAAACCTTTTATGTCAAAATTAGAGGAACTCTTCGGAAAAGGAACATTCGAAGTAAAAGATATCTTTGAGTAGTTTGAAAACAAGGAAAATAATAATATAATAGAGTAAGTGCCGGAGTGGCGGAATTGGCAGACGCGGCGGACTCAAAATCCGCAGGGGTTCAGAGCTCCGTGTGGGTTCGACTCCCACCCCCGGCACCAAACTTCAAAATATGGAGGTCTTGTCATGGACTTAGGTCTTAAAGGGAAAGTCGCCTTTGTTATGGCAGGGAGTAAAGGTCTTGGCAAAGGTGTTGCAATGAAATTCGCAGAAGAGGGTGCTTTTGTTTCAGTTGTCTCAAGAGATGAAAACAACCTTCAAAAGGTAAAAGATGAAATTAAAGCTAAAACTCACGTAGATATTCTTACTATAAAAGGTGATGTAACGAACAAAGAAGATTTGCAAAACGCCATCAGTAAAACTGTTGAGAAGTTTAACACAATTCACATTCTGTTTGCTAATGCAGGGGGACCGCCTTCAGGAGGATTCTTCGATGTTGCAGTTGATGATTATCTTAATGCCGTCAACTTGAATCTTATGAGCACAATTTATGCTGTTTACGGTGTAAAAGACTACATGATAAAACAAAAATGGGGACGTATTATTGCTTCTACTTCAATTTCTGTTAAACAGCCACTTGATAATCTAATACTTTCAAATGTATCTAGAGCTGGTGTTGTAGCCTTTATAAAATCTGTATCAAATGCTCTTGCCACTTATGGAATTACTGCAAATGTGGTTGCTCCAGGTTATACAATGACAGAAAGAGTTGAGAGTTTACTTAAGGCGAAAGTCGAAAAAGAGGGTATCTCTTTTGATGAAGCACAAAAATCAATGATTGCTAATATCCCAATGGGAAGAATTGGCACTGTGGATGAATTTGCTTCAACGGTAGTCTACCTTGCTTCTGAGAAAGCCTCTTACATCACTGGTGTTGTTTTGCCGATTGACGGTGGATTTATCAAAGGAGTGTAAAATGATAAAATTTAACCCAGAGAAAGATATAGAAGCACTTCTTGAAGTTGCAAGATTAATGTGTGTTGCAGCAAGAACTGCTCCAAAGGGTAGTTGTAGCAAATACATTGGGAGAAATATTCGGAAAAGGTTTTAGAATTGGACATATGGGAAGTGTTACAAAAGACGAACTTCTTGTTGCCATTTACAAGATTGGGTTAACATTTGAAGAGTTTGGGTATAAGGTAAACTTGGGGAGTGCCTTAGAGAAATTTTCAAGTTAAGGTTCTTTGCATAAGTAAATAACCCAAA
Above is a genomic segment from Caldisericaceae bacterium containing:
- a CDS encoding SDR family oxidoreductase encodes the protein MDLGLKGKVAFVMAGSKGLGKGVAMKFAEEGAFVSVVSRDENNLQKVKDEIKAKTHVDILTIKGDVTNKEDLQNAISKTVEKFNTIHILFANAGGPPSGGFFDVAVDDYLNAVNLNLMSTIYAVYGVKDYMIKQKWGRIIASTSISVKQPLDNLILSNVSRAGVVAFIKSVSNALATYGITANVVAPGYTMTERVESLLKAKVEKEGISFDEAQKSMIANIPMGRIGTVDEFASTVVYLASEKASYITGVVLPIDGGFIKGV